Genomic segment of Thiomonas sp. FB-Cd:
TTTCGTGTCCTGGCTGGCCGTGCCGTTGCTGGCTGACAAGTTCATCACCGTGCGTGACGCCGAGCGGGAGCGAGATCGCGGCCATGGCCCGCTGACGGCTGCCGTGCATCGCGCCTACGCCCGCCTGCTGCCTGCCCTGCTGCGCCGCCCGGCCCTGCTCCTGCTCGGCCTTGTCCCGCTGCTGCTGGCGGGCGCCTTGGCCTACCGCCAGGTCGGCAGCGGCTTCATGCCGCACATGGACGAAGGTGGCTTCATTCTGGACTACCGTACGCCACCCGGCACCTCGCTGAGCGAAACCAACCGCTTGCTCAAGCAGATCGAGACCATTCTGCGCGCCACGCCCGAGGTGCAGACCTGGTCGCGGCGCACCGGCGCCCAACTGGGTGGCGGGATCACCGAAGCCAACGAGGGCGACTTTTTCGTGCGCCTCAAGCCGCCGCCGCGCAAGTCGATCGATCTGGTGATGGAATCGGTCCGCCAGAAAATCGAGACGCAGGTCCCGGGCGTGCAGATCGAGATGGCGCAGCTGATGGAAGACCTGATTGGGGACCTGACCGCGGTGCCGCAGCCGGTCGAGATCAAGATCTACGACGACAACCCGAGCCAACTGGCGAGGCTCGCGCACAAGACCGCCGCGGACATCGCCACGATCCCCGGCATCGTCGACATCAAGAGCGGCATCAAACCCGCCGGCGATGCCCTGAATCTGCGTCTTGACCCAACGCGCATGGCGCTTCAAGGCGTCGACGCGCAGCAGGTGCAGACGCAGCTTGCCACACTCATTGGTGGCACGGTGGCCACGCAGATCGAACAAGGACCGAAGATGGTGGGCGTGCGCATCTGGGATGCGCCGGATCTGTGGCGTACGCCCGCTGCCATCGACAAGCTGCCGCTGCGGGCGCCTGACGGCCATGTGTTTGAGCTCGGCCAAGTCGCCCATGCCAGCGTGCTGACCGGGCAGCCGGAAATCACGCGGGAGAACCTCAAGCGCATGGCCGCCGTCACGGCTCGCATCAGCGGGCGCGACCTTGGCACCACCATTGCTGCGGTCAAACGGGTGCTCGACGCCCCGGGCTATTACCCCTCGGATGTGTACTTCAAGCTCGGCGGCCTGTACAAGCAGCAGCAGATTGCATTCAGGGGCCTGGTCGAGGTTCTGGTGGCCGCAGTGCTGCTGGTGTTTTTCCTGCTTCTGTTCCTTTACGAGCGCTTCAAGGTGGCACTGGCCATCCTGGCCATGCCACTGGCGGCCTTGCCGGCCGTATTCGTCGGCTTGTGGATGGCGGGGATTGAGCTCAACATCTCGGCGATGATGGGCATGACCATGATCGTGGGCATCGTCACGGAAGTTGCGATCTTCTATTTCAGCGAAGTGCAGGATCTGCACCGTACGATGCCGACCATGCCTGCGGACACGGCGCTGGTGCAAGCGGGCATCAACCGGATGCGCCCGATCGCCATGACCACGCTTGCGGCAATGCTCACCCTTGCCCCGCTGGCGTTTGGCATGGGTCAGGGCTCGGCCATGCAGCAGCCGCTGGCGGTGGCGATTATTGCGGGGCTGGCCGTGCAACTTCCGCTGGTGCTGCTGCTTATGCCCGCGCTCTTTAAGCTGATGGGTGGCAGCCTGGTCAGTGAGGTCGACGAGGGCGCCGCGCAAGACGAGGTCAATGACGATGCGCATTTTGCTGGTTGAGGATGATCAGATGCTGGGCGCGGCCACGCAGGAGGCCCTGCGCGACGCCGCCCACGCGGTGGACTGGGTGACCGATGGCGAGTCCGCGCTGGCTGCCGTGCGAACCACGGCCTACGAGGCGATGCTGCTTGACCTGGGTCTGCCCAAACGCGACGGCCTGTCCGTGCTCCAGGCGATTCGCCATGGCGCAAACAACCTGCCCGTGCTGATTGTCACCGCGCGCGACGCCGTGGAGGACTGCATACGGGGGCTGGACCTTGGGGCAGACGACTACCTGGTCAAGCCGTTCGAAGCTGGTGAATTGCTGGCGCGGCTGCGCGCCGTGGCGCGGCGCAAGGGCGGCCAGGGCCAACCCCTTTTGAGCAATGGCGCGCTGACGCTGGATCCGACCACGCGCGAGGCCAGCTACGAAGGAAACACGGTCCGACTTTCAGCCCGGGAGCACGCGCTGCTCCATGCCTTGCTCCTGCGACCGGGCGCAATCCTCTCGCGCAAGGAACTGGAGGACCGCATCTATGGCTGGAACGAGGAAGTGGAAAGCAATGCCGTGGAGTTTTTGATCCACGGCATCCGCAAAAAACTCGGCCAGTCCGCCATCAAGAACGTGCGCGGCGTGGGCTGGATGGTCGACCGCGAGGCCGGGCAAGCGCAGCACACGGCGCCATGAACCCGCGCGCCGTGCTGCGCCAATGGGCGGCGCAATCGCTGCTGCGCCGACTCTGGCTGTGGATGACGGTGATCGTCGCCGTGGTGGGCGTGTGTACCGCTGCCGTGTCCTACGTGTTTGGCTACCAGGAAGCCAACGAACTGCAGGATGCGCAATTGCGCCAGATCGCCAGTCTTGTGCATCGCTGGGGCGATCTCCCCCAAGCCGTCCTTGAGCCGCAGGGCGCCGAAGTCGACAAAGACGCTCGCATCATCGTCGAGCGCCTTGACCGGCCGGCGTCTCCGCGCGGACTGGCCTTGCCAGGGCAGCTCGGCGTGGGCATGCATGTCGTGCAATCCGGCGGGCATTCCTGGAGGGTATTCGTGCGCGACGGTCCCATGGGACGCATCGCGGTTGCGCAACGCACGGATGTGCGCTCGGACGCCGCGATCGACAGTGCCCAGCGCACCCTCTTCCCGTTGCTGGCCCTCATTCCGCTGCTCGCACTGCTTGCCGCCTGGGTCGTGCAGCGCGCCTTGCGCCCCGTGCGCGATCTGGCACGTGAGGTCGATGCGCGCGATGACAGCCGACTTGACGCGCTCCCCGTCGAGCACGTCCCGCAGGAAGTGCTGCCTTTCATCGCATCCATCAATCGGCTTTTGTCGCGCGTGGCCACCATGCTCGAGCGTGAACGCCGGTTCGTGGCCGACGCGGCCCATGAGTTGCGCACGCCCATTGCGGCGCTGAGCCTGCAAGCCGAGAACCTTGCGCACGCGGACATGCCGGAAAACACGCGCACCCGTCTTCGCAGCCTGCAGCAAGGGTTGGCCAGAACGCGCACCGTGGTGGAGCAGCTCCTGAGCCTTGCGCGCGTGCAGTCCGGACGCGGCCTCACCCTGCGGCCCCTGGACCCGACGCAGGTTCTGCAGCAGGTCATCGCCGATCTCATGCCGCTGGCAGCTGAAAAGGGTATCGATCTGGGCATGGAACGCAACGAAGGTGCGCCGATCCTGGCGGATTCGACACAGCTCTATACCCTTTTGCGCAACGGCCTGGACAACGCGCTGCGTTACACACCCCCCGGGGGGCGCGTGGATTTGGCGATCTCGACGGACCGCACCGACGGTGACCCTGCGAGGGTCCACATCGACATATCGGACACGGGCCCCGGCATCGCCCCCGATGATCTGGAACGCGCCTTCGAACCGTTCGAGCGCCTGTGGCACGCGGCCGACTCCATGGGCAGTGGACTCGGCCTGGCCATCATGCGCAATATCGCGGAAAACCTGGGTGGGCGCATTCAGCTTCAGAATCGACCCACTGGCGGCTTGCGCCTGCGCTACAGCCAGCCCGCCGTGCGGCAAGCAAACGCCGTCTAGGCTGGCGCGCGCGCTGCAGGCGTCGCGGCTTGTTGGATGGCGCGAACGATCAGCGCGCGAAAGAGCGGCACCTTGTAGCCGTTTCCCGACAGCGGTGTGGCAGGAGCAAGGGCTGCATCGGCTGCGGTTTTTGCCACGTCGTCGCTGATCGTGGAGCCCTCAAGAATCGCTTCGGCTTGTGGCGCCCTCCAGGCGACGGGTGCTGCAGCGCCCAGCACAACGCGTGCCTGACGGCACACACCGTCGTCGCCCATGACCAGGACTGCTGCCACTGCGGCCAAAGGCCAATCAAAGGACGCCTTCTCGCTGAGTTGCACATAGGCCGAGCTGGCTGAACGGGCCAAGGCGGGAAGTCTGATGGCGGTGACCAACTCATCGGCACCAAGGACAGTCTCGCGGTGCGGGTCCCGGCTGGGCAGCACGAAGAATTCGTCCAGCGCGACGACCCGCCGCTCACCGTTGCCGCGGACGCACTCCACCTGGGCCTGCAACGCCAGCAACGCCGTGGCGGGCGTGGAGGGATGAACAATGGCGCAGCCATCCTGATTGGCAAAGATCGCGTGGTAGCGGTTGTCCCCCCCATATGCGAAGCAGTGCTCACCCCCCTTGCGCACGCAGTGATGCGCGGCCGAGCGCAGGTACCAGCACCGGGGGCGCTGCAGCAGGTTGCCTCCAAGCGTTGCTCGATTGCGGATCTGCGGGCTTGCGGCCAACGCTGCGGCCTGGGCAAGTGCTGCACAGCGCCGTTGCAAGGCCGGATGCGCGGCAAGCTGTGCTAGTGTCGTCAAGGCGCCGATCGTGAACCCGCCATCGGCCTCTTCGCGAATCCCCTGCAGTTCGGACAGGCCGCTGATGTCGATGAGACGCCTGGGGCTGACCAGGCCATCTTTCATCAGGTCGACAACATCCACGCCGGCCGCTTTGACAAGCGTCGCCTGGGACTTCGCCAATTGGCCTGGCCTGTGGACCATGGCCTCGGCGGTGGTGTGCGTGGCCCGCGACGCTGCCTCCTGGGGCGACGTAGCCCGTTGCCATTCGAAGGCATTCATCAAGGCACGCTCCTGCCGGCATCGTGCAGCGCCTGAAGGACAAGGGCCGGGGTCATGGGCAGCGCATGCATGCGCACCCCGGTTGCGTTATACACGGCATTGGCGACGGCTGCGGCCGTTGCAATGTTCGCCGGCTCGGCCACGCCATAGGCGTCCGTTGCACTCAATCCTTGATAGTTTTCGAGCACCACGACCTCGATGTCAGGCAGTGCGCCCGCGCCGATGCATTTGTAGTCGACGAAATTCGCATTCATCATCCAGCCTGTGTGGGGGTCGAGAATCCGCTCCTCAAGCAAGGCGTAGGAAATGCCCATCAAGACGCCGCCGTGGATCTGACTTTCAATCTGCAGGGGGTTGATGGGCCGCCCACAGTCGTGCACGGCCACGACGCGCTCGACCTGGATGATGCCGGTTTGCGTGTCAACGCAAACCTGCGCAAACTGCACGCCGCCGAGATCGTTCAGCGCGATGGCAGCGTCGCCGTGGCAGGTTCGAAAACCGGCATAGTCGTCGCTGCGGCTTGCCACCGCACTGATGCGGTCCGTGCGTAGCGTTGCAGCCGCCTCGCTCCAGGCCATGCGCGGCCGCGATCCATCGGTGCAGTGCACCCAGCCGTCTTGCAGCGTCAAGGCCTGCGGATCCACACCCCAGTGTGACGCCACCGCGTTCAATAATGATCGCTTGATCTGCCATGCGGCCGTGCGTGCCGGGGGCGTGATGGACGCCGAGGTTCGGCTGCCATACGACGGCGGACCCGAGGGAAACTCGGTGTCTCCAAGGCGCACGTCAATGGCACTGGGCTGCAAGCCCAGCTCTTCGGCAACGACCTGCTTGAGCAGCGTGCCAATCCCCGTGCCGATCTCTTGCACGCTGGAGAGGAGTTCGACGCTTCCGTCTCGCCACAGGCGCAACTCGCAAGCCGAGTTGATCTGGACATTGGCAGGCCATAGTGACTGCGCCATTCCGATGCCGCGCTTGATGAGGCCCTGATCGGAGCCCGGTGACCTTCGGTGTTCCCATCCGACTTTCTGCGCGCCAAGCCGGCGTTCCTCGCGCCGCACCGCGCTGAGGTCGATCACGTCGCGCAGCGCCACGGGATCCATGGCCAGTTTCTCGGCCAGCGCATCGATTGACTGCTCCAACGCAAACGCGCCTTGCGTGTTTCCGGGCCCTCGCATCGCCGTGCTCGGCGACGTATTGGTGAAGACATCAAACTGCAGCGATTCCCGGTTGGGGCAATCGTAGAGCGCCATGGCGATCCCGCCAACGCCCGCGCCCTGGGCAACACCCGCACTGCCCCACGCCTGCAGTGCGATGGCGGTGAGCTTGCCATCAAGGCGCGCCCCGATCCGCAGGTGCTGCTTGCTTGAGGGGCGGTTTCCACTGTCCATCAGTTCCTCGTCTCGCCGATACACAAGGCGCACCGGTGCCCTGGCCAGGCGCGACAGGGCCACGGCCGTCTTGCCATAAAGGCCAAGCTGCGATTTGGAGCCAAAGCCGCCACCGACGGCTTTGGCGCGGACCCGCACACGCGACAGTGGCAACTCGAACGCCTCGGCAATCTGCGCGCGCACGCCAGCCGTGAACTGCGTGGACATCCAGACCTCGACCCCGTCATCGCCCCAGGCGGCCACAATGGCGTGCGGCTCCAGGCAGCAGTGGGTCTGGACCTGGGTGAAAAACGTCCCTTCCACCACGCATTGCGCAGCGGCAAACCCGTCGTTCAGATCCCCGTGCGCCTGCCGGACGGGGCCTCTGACGTTGCCCGCGAGCGGCAGATCCGGGACGAAGGGAAACCCCACGGATGGAATGCCCGCCGCCTCGTCCTGCCGGTAAAGCGCTGCAGCCTCGGGCTTCATGGCGGAGTCCAGATCCAGGACCGATGGCAGCGGCTCAAGCTCGATCCGGATCCGATCGAGCGCCGCCTGCGCCGATTCGGGCGTTTGCGCTGCCACGGCCGCAAGGGGTTGGCCCACATAGCGCACCGTGGCCATGTGGCCGTGCGCTGGCCGGTCCACCATGGCCACGACAGCCCGCACACCTGGCTCCTCCCGCGCAGGAGCAAGGTCCAAGACACGGATGCGCGCATGCGCAAGCGGCGATCGCAGCACGGCCGCGAAGAGCATGCCTGGCAACTGAACGTCCACGGTATAGATCGCTGCGCCGGTGACTTTGTCAACGGCATCCCAGCGCGGCTCGCTGCGACCCACATGCCTGAGCTCGGCATTGGGCGCCAGCGCCGGTGGTTCGTCCCCGGATAGCGCGCGTGCGACATGCTGGACGCCAAGGTGGGCCATGCCCACCGCAAGCCGCTCTTCGCGTGGCAAGGAATCGTTCGTCATTTTTGTTCTGCCTCGACAGCGGCCAACGCCAGCATCGCCCGCATGACGTGCGGATAGGTTCCACAGCGACAAAGATGACCACTGATCGCGGTCTCGACGTCTTCAACACTCGGGTGCCGATTGCGTGCCAAAAGGGCAGCACAGCTCATGACGAGACCCGGCG
This window contains:
- a CDS encoding efflux RND transporter permease subunit is translated as MNVSQWLQRHRRSVLFLLALLAAGGLLAAFKLPVGLFPNVNFPRVMVSADAGDRPSRQMMLQVTYPLEQAVRRVPGVVDVRSTTSRGAADISVNFHWGTDMNLAAVQVNEAITQKLPELPPGTVLSSKRMDPTVDPIIAYSLTSNNVPLTRLYDLAQFQLRPLLSSIDGVGRVQVQGGAQEEYHVIIDPAKLQADGLSLGDVQHALSSGNGVQAVGKLEDRYKLLLALADSRLHDASQIGDLVIKATPTGVVRVRDVAVVTRSTVPQWIKVTADGHDAVLLNIYQQPGGNSVQIARAVRQALATYKTPPGVKLANWYDQSQLVVASASSVRDAILIGVVLAGLVLLVFLRSIKITLIAMVTVPAVLASAVVLLYALGMSFNIMTLGGMAAAVGLVIDDAIVMSEHIVRRLGESGAQSPDVAARHSRVLHAAMEFFRPLAGSSASTVIIFVPLAFLSGVTGAFFQALSLTMAAALIISFFVSWLAVPLLADKFITVRDAERERDRGHGPLTAAVHRAYARLLPALLRRPALLLLGLVPLLLAGALAYRQVGSGFMPHMDEGGFILDYRTPPGTSLSETNRLLKQIETILRATPEVQTWSRRTGAQLGGGITEANEGDFFVRLKPPPRKSIDLVMESVRQKIETQVPGVQIEMAQLMEDLIGDLTAVPQPVEIKIYDDNPSQLARLAHKTAADIATIPGIVDIKSGIKPAGDALNLRLDPTRMALQGVDAQQVQTQLATLIGGTVATQIEQGPKMVGVRIWDAPDLWRTPAAIDKLPLRAPDGHVFELGQVAHASVLTGQPEITRENLKRMAAVTARISGRDLGTTIAAVKRVLDAPGYYPSDVYFKLGGLYKQQQIAFRGLVEVLVAAVLLVFFLLLFLYERFKVALAILAMPLAALPAVFVGLWMAGIELNISAMMGMTMIVGIVTEVAIFYFSEVQDLHRTMPTMPADTALVQAGINRMRPIAMTTLAAMLTLAPLAFGMGQGSAMQQPLAVAIIAGLAVQLPLVLLLMPALFKLMGGSLVSEVDEGAAQDEVNDDAHFAG
- a CDS encoding response regulator transcription factor, with protein sequence MRILLVEDDQMLGAATQEALRDAAHAVDWVTDGESALAAVRTTAYEAMLLDLGLPKRDGLSVLQAIRHGANNLPVLIVTARDAVEDCIRGLDLGADDYLVKPFEAGELLARLRAVARRKGGQGQPLLSNGALTLDPTTREASYEGNTVRLSAREHALLHALLLRPGAILSRKELEDRIYGWNEEVESNAVEFLIHGIRKKLGQSAIKNVRGVGWMVDREAGQAQHTAP
- a CDS encoding ATP-binding protein — translated: MNPRAVLRQWAAQSLLRRLWLWMTVIVAVVGVCTAAVSYVFGYQEANELQDAQLRQIASLVHRWGDLPQAVLEPQGAEVDKDARIIVERLDRPASPRGLALPGQLGVGMHVVQSGGHSWRVFVRDGPMGRIAVAQRTDVRSDAAIDSAQRTLFPLLALIPLLALLAAWVVQRALRPVRDLAREVDARDDSRLDALPVEHVPQEVLPFIASINRLLSRVATMLERERRFVADAAHELRTPIAALSLQAENLAHADMPENTRTRLRSLQQGLARTRTVVEQLLSLARVQSGRGLTLRPLDPTQVLQQVIADLMPLAAEKGIDLGMERNEGAPILADSTQLYTLLRNGLDNALRYTPPGGRVDLAISTDRTDGDPARVHIDISDTGPGIAPDDLERAFEPFERLWHAADSMGSGLGLAIMRNIAENLGGRIQLQNRPTGGLRLRYSQPAVRQANAV
- a CDS encoding xanthine dehydrogenase family protein subunit M, translating into MNAFEWQRATSPQEAASRATHTTAEAMVHRPGQLAKSQATLVKAAGVDVVDLMKDGLVSPRRLIDISGLSELQGIREEADGGFTIGALTTLAQLAAHPALQRRCAALAQAAALAASPQIRNRATLGGNLLQRPRCWYLRSAAHHCVRKGGEHCFAYGGDNRYHAIFANQDGCAIVHPSTPATALLALQAQVECVRGNGERRVVALDEFFVLPSRDPHRETVLGADELVTAIRLPALARSASSAYVQLSEKASFDWPLAAVAAVLVMGDDGVCRQARVVLGAAAPVAWRAPQAEAILEGSTISDDVAKTAADAALAPATPLSGNGYKVPLFRALIVRAIQQAATPAARAPA
- a CDS encoding xanthine dehydrogenase family protein molybdopterin-binding subunit, producing the protein MTNDSLPREERLAVGMAHLGVQHVARALSGDEPPALAPNAELRHVGRSEPRWDAVDKVTGAAIYTVDVQLPGMLFAAVLRSPLAHARIRVLDLAPAREEPGVRAVVAMVDRPAHGHMATVRYVGQPLAAVAAQTPESAQAALDRIRIELEPLPSVLDLDSAMKPEAAALYRQDEAAGIPSVGFPFVPDLPLAGNVRGPVRQAHGDLNDGFAAAQCVVEGTFFTQVQTHCCLEPHAIVAAWGDDGVEVWMSTQFTAGVRAQIAEAFELPLSRVRVRAKAVGGGFGSKSQLGLYGKTAVALSRLARAPVRLVYRRDEELMDSGNRPSSKQHLRIGARLDGKLTAIALQAWGSAGVAQGAGVGGIAMALYDCPNRESLQFDVFTNTSPSTAMRGPGNTQGAFALEQSIDALAEKLAMDPVALRDVIDLSAVRREERRLGAQKVGWEHRRSPGSDQGLIKRGIGMAQSLWPANVQINSACELRLWRDGSVELLSSVQEIGTGIGTLLKQVVAEELGLQPSAIDVRLGDTEFPSGPPSYGSRTSASITPPARTAAWQIKRSLLNAVASHWGVDPQALTLQDGWVHCTDGSRPRMAWSEAAATLRTDRISAVASRSDDYAGFRTCHGDAAIALNDLGGVQFAQVCVDTQTGIIQVERVVAVHDCGRPINPLQIESQIHGGVLMGISYALLEERILDPHTGWMMNANFVDYKCIGAGALPDIEVVVLENYQGLSATDAYGVAEPANIATAAAVANAVYNATGVRMHALPMTPALVLQALHDAGRSVP